The Candidatus Sphingomonas colombiensis genome contains the following window.
CCGATCCGCCATCGACTTCGCGCGTGACGGTGACGAAATCGCCCTCGACCTCAACCTTCGATGCGAATGTGCCCTGGCCCCAGCCCGTGAGCGCGCCGAGCATCTGGCCGGTCTGGTTGTTGTCGTCGTCGATCGCCTGCTTGCCCAGGATCACGAGACCCGGCTGTTCCTCATCGGCGATCGCCTTCAGCAGCTTGGCGACGCCGAGCGGCTCGACCTTCTCGTCGGAGGTAACGAGGATCGCGCGATCCGCGCCCATCGCCAGCGCGGTGCGCAGGGTTTCCTGCGCCTTCGCTTCGCCGATCGACACCACGACGATCTCGGTCACGACGCCCTTTTCCTTCAGGCGGATCGCTTCCTCAACCGCGATTTCGTCGAACGGGTTCATCGACATCTTCACGTTCGCGAGATCGACACCCGTGCCATCCGCCTTCACGCGGGGCTTCACATTATAGTCAAGCACCCGCTTGACCGGCACCAGCACCTTCATCGGCTGTGTCTCCATTGGCCCAATCTTCGTCAGTGGGTTCGCTAATGCAGCAGAATCGGCGCAAGTCCAGCCCAAACGCCCCGCCGCGCGCCCGCGCGCTGTGGTCGGGCGCAGTATCGCTTGCGTAATATCCTTACGGAAAGCACGGTTTGGCGCGATATTCGTTGCGTGGGCCGCCGGGCCCCGCGCCGATACAAAAAATGCGGCGACGGAAAAGCTCCCGTCGCCGCGTCAATGTTTCGGTACGTCGCCGCGATCCCCGGAGCGGGAGTCGCGGTGACGCATATCCGGTTCAGGCTGCCTTCTTCACCTCGGCAACGATCTTGCGGGCGGCATCGCCCAGATCGTTGGCGGGAACGATCGCCAGGCCGGACGTGGAGAGAATCTCCTTGCCCTTCTCGACGTTGGTGCCCTCAAGCCGGACGACCAGCGGAACCGAAAGGTTCACTTCCTTCGCCGCGGCGACGATGCCCTCGGCGATGATGTCGCACTTCATGATCCCGCCGAAGATGTTGACGAGAATGCCCTTCACCGCCGGATCGGCGAGAATGATCTTGAACGCCGCCGTCACCTTCTCCGTGGTGGCGCCGCCGCCCACGTCGAGGAAGTTGGCCGGGAACATGCCGTTCAATTTGATGATGTCCATCGTCGCCATGGCGAGGCCGGCGCCGTTGACCATGCAGCCGATATCGCCATCGAGCTTGATATAGGCGAGGTCGTACTTGGATGCTTCCAGCTCGGCCGGATCTTCCTCGGTCTCGTCGCGCAGCTCGGCGAGATCCTTGTGGCGGAACATCGCATTGCCGTCGAAGCCGACCTTGGCATCAAGCACCATCAGCTTGCCGTCATCGGTGACGGCGAGCGGGTTGATCTCGATCTGCGAGGCATCGGTGCCGAGGAACGTGTCATAGACCTTGCCGGCGAGGCTCTGCGCCTGCTTGGCGAGATCGCCGGTCAGCCCCAGCGCGTTGGCGACGGCGCGGCCGTGATGCGGCATGAAGCCGGTCGCGGGATCGACGTCGAACGTGTGGATCTTCTCGGGCGTGTCATGCGCGACCGTCTCGATGTCCATCCCGCCTTCGGTCGATACGACGAAGGCGACGCGGCCGGTGACGCGATCGACGAGCAGCGCGAGGTAAAATTCCTTCGCGATATCAACGCCGTCGGTGACGTACAGGCGATTGACCTGCTTGCCGTGCTCGCCGGTCTGGATCGTGACCAGCGTGTTGCCGAGCATGTCGGTCGCTGCCGCGCGCACTTCGTCGGCGGTCTTGGCAAGGCGGACGCCGCCCTTGGCTTCCGGCGGCAGCTCCTTGAACTTGCCCTTGCCGCGCCCACCGGCGTGGATCTGCGCCTTGACGACGTAGAGCGGCCCGGGGAGCTTCTTCGAGGCCTCAACCGCCTCTTCGACGGTCATCGCGGCATAGCCGGCGGGAACGGGAACGCCGAACTTTGCGAGCAGTTCTTTGGCCTGATATTCGTGGATGTTCATGGGATGCGCGGCCTCACCATAAGGAAAACAGGCGGCCTTAAGCACAGGGGGGCGGGGGAATCCACCCCCGCTGTTGCACTGCGGCAGCGAAGGCGGCGTTTAGCCACTGCCGCCGGTTGCCATTCTGTTCCGTGCGGCGCATGGCCGGCCCCGTGACCGCGTTTCCCTATCCCGCGCTTCATGCCAGCCATTCGGGCACCTGGATCGCGCAGGATGGCGAGACGCGCGCGATCGGTCGGGGCGAGGCGATCCGTATCGCCGCCGACACGCCGGTGATCCTGCTCAATGCGCCGCTGATCGGGCAGAGGCTCGGCTATGCAGACCTGTCCGGGCTGGATGTGCTGGAATTATTCGCCTTTCTCCGCCCGGCGAGTTTCATGGTGCCGACACCCAAAGGGCTCGCCGCTGTCACCGGGCTCGATGTGCCGGCGGACGATGCCGCGATCGCCCCGTTCCTGCTTGCCGCAGCCGAGCGCTTGCTGGCGATTCCGCAGGGCGAATGGCCCGAGCGCGAGGGCGCTTGGACCGCCGCGCAAACCCTGTTCCGGCTGCGCTGGCCATGGGCGCCGCTGCTCGCGGATCGAATTGCGCGGCCGACCGGCAATGAGCGGTGGCTGTTCTCCCGCTTGCCCGAATGGGAAGAGGCGGCGCCGCGCGCGATGCCGCGCAATATCTCGCTCGTGGACGAGGAGGTGCAGGAACGACTCGCCCGCCTCACCGGCGCGAGTCGCGAGCCGCGTCCGGGGCAGCGCGCTTATGCCGGGGCGGCCGCCGATGCCTTCGCCCCGCGAGTCGCGCGTGATTCGCCCAATCTCGTGCTGGCCGAAGCGGGGACCGGGATCGGCAAGACGCTCGGCTATCTCGCGCCGGCCTCGTTATGGGCGGAACAGGCGCAGGGCGCGGTGTGGATCAGCACCTATACCAAGGCGCTGCAACGCCAGCTCGCGCATGAAACGGCACGGCTGCATCCTGACGCGGATGTACGCAAGGCGCGCGTCGTCACCCGCAAGGGGCGCGAGAATTACCTCTGCCTGCTCAATCTGGAGGATGCGCTGCAAGGCGGATTCGCCGGTCGCGCCGCCGTGCTCGCGCAGCTTGTCGCGCGCTGGGCGGCGTATAGCGCGGATGGCGACATGGTGGGCGGCGATCTGCCGGGCTGGCTCGTCACATTGTTCCGCCGCAACGGATCGACCGCGTTGACCGACCGGCGCGGTGAATGCGTCTATGCCGGCTGCCCGCATTACCGGAAATGCTTCATCGAACGCGCCACGCGCGCGTCGAACGAAGCGGATATCGTCATCGCCAATCATGCTTTGGTGATGGTCAATGCGGCGCGCGGTCGCGAGCTGACGACTCGCCCGACACGCTATGTGTTCGACGAAGGCCATCATCTGTTCGATGCCGCCGACGGGATGTTCTCGACCGCGCTTACGGGTCAGGAGACGATCGAGCTGCGCCGCTGGATCATCGGCCCCGAAGGAAGCAGTCGCGGGCGGAGGCGTGGCCTCGCAGCGCGGCTTTCCGATGTCGCGAGCTATGACGAGGGCGGCGGTGGCGCGATCAGCGACGCGGTGACCGCGGCGCAGGCGCTGGCGTCCGAAGGCTGGCTGTCGCGGCTGGGGGAGGGGGCGCCGTTCGGCCCGATCGAGGCGCTGCTCGGCGCGGTGCGCGGGTTGGTCTATGCCCGTGCCGACCAGGCCGGCGATGCGGGCTATGGGCTGGAGACCGAGATCGCCGAGCCGCCCGCGCAGTTGATCGAGGCTGCCGGCCCCGCCGCGCAGGCGCTGGATGCGCTGTTGCGCCCGCTCGTCACCCTCGGCAAGCGGCTGGAGGCGGTGCTGGCGGAGGCGCCGGACTGGATGGACGGCCCGGCGCGCGCGCGGATCGAGGGCGCGATCGCCTCGCTCGGCTGGCGCGCGGAGACGGCTGCGTCGTGGCTGTCGCTGCTCGCACGGATCGGCGGCCCGGCCGACGCGGATTTCGTCGACTGGCTGGTGGTAGACCGGATCGAAGGGCGCGAGTTCGACATCGGGTTGCGTCGGCACTGGCTCGATCCGACCCGGCCCTTTGCCGAAGTGGTGCTGAAACCCGCGCATGGCGCGCTCGTCACCTCCGCGACGCTCACCGCCGGGGGCGATTGGAACACCGCCGAGGCGCGGGTGGGGGCGCCCTGGCTCGCCACACCGCCCGAACGGTTCACGGCGGAAAGCCCGTTCGATTACGCGAGCTGCGCCGAGGTGCTGATCGTCACCGATGTGAAGCGCGGCGATTCCGCGGCGCTCGCCAATGCCTATGCGCGGCTGACCGAGGCGGCTGGCGGCGGCACGCTGGGGCTGTTCACCGCGATTCGTCGGCTGCGCGCGGTGCATGCCGCGATCGCCGACCGGCTGGCGCGCGCGGGCTTGCCGCTCCACGCGCAGCATGTCGATCCGATCGATACCGG
Protein-coding sequences here:
- a CDS encoding ATP-dependent DNA helicase is translated as MAGPVTAFPYPALHASHSGTWIAQDGETRAIGRGEAIRIAADTPVILLNAPLIGQRLGYADLSGLDVLELFAFLRPASFMVPTPKGLAAVTGLDVPADDAAIAPFLLAAAERLLAIPQGEWPEREGAWTAAQTLFRLRWPWAPLLADRIARPTGNERWLFSRLPEWEEAAPRAMPRNISLVDEEVQERLARLTGASREPRPGQRAYAGAAADAFAPRVARDSPNLVLAEAGTGIGKTLGYLAPASLWAEQAQGAVWISTYTKALQRQLAHETARLHPDADVRKARVVTRKGRENYLCLLNLEDALQGGFAGRAAVLAQLVARWAAYSADGDMVGGDLPGWLVTLFRRNGSTALTDRRGECVYAGCPHYRKCFIERATRASNEADIVIANHALVMVNAARGRELTTRPTRYVFDEGHHLFDAADGMFSTALTGQETIELRRWIIGPEGSSRGRRRGLAARLSDVASYDEGGGGAISDAVTAAQALASEGWLSRLGEGAPFGPIEALLGAVRGLVYARADQAGDAGYGLETEIAEPPAQLIEAAGPAAQALDALLRPLVTLGKRLEAVLAEAPDWMDGPARARIEGAIASLGWRAETAASWLSLLARIGGPADADFVDWLVVDRIEGREFDIGLRRHWLDPTRPFAEVVLKPAHGALVTSATLTAGGDWNTAEARVGAPWLATPPERFTAESPFDYASCAEVLIVTDVKRGDSAALANAYARLTEAAGGGTLGLFTAIRRLRAVHAAIADRLARAGLPLHAQHVDPIDTGTLVDIFRDDPHASLLGTDALRDGVDVPGESLRLVVMEGVPWPKPSVLHAARRLAGGGSAYDDRIVRARLAQAFGRLIRSAQDRGAFVLLSSAMPSRLLTAFPPGVEIARVPLDEAIARVRHRLSSAARLGHEAAPARLT
- the sucC gene encoding ADP-forming succinate--CoA ligase subunit beta, whose product is MNIHEYQAKELLAKFGVPVPAGYAAMTVEEAVEASKKLPGPLYVVKAQIHAGGRGKGKFKELPPEAKGGVRLAKTADEVRAAATDMLGNTLVTIQTGEHGKQVNRLYVTDGVDIAKEFYLALLVDRVTGRVAFVVSTEGGMDIETVAHDTPEKIHTFDVDPATGFMPHHGRAVANALGLTGDLAKQAQSLAGKVYDTFLGTDASQIEINPLAVTDDGKLMVLDAKVGFDGNAMFRHKDLAELRDETEEDPAELEASKYDLAYIKLDGDIGCMVNGAGLAMATMDIIKLNGMFPANFLDVGGGATTEKVTAAFKIILADPAVKGILVNIFGGIMKCDIIAEGIVAAAKEVNLSVPLVVRLEGTNVEKGKEILSTSGLAIVPANDLGDAARKIVAEVKKAA
- a CDS encoding electron transfer flavoprotein subunit beta/FixA family protein yields the protein MKVLVPVKRVLDYNVKPRVKADGTGVDLANVKMSMNPFDEIAVEEAIRLKEKGVVTEIVVVSIGEAKAQETLRTALAMGADRAILVTSDEKVEPLGVAKLLKAIADEEQPGLVILGKQAIDDDNNQTGQMLGALTGWGQGTFASKVEVEGDFVTVTREVDGGSETEKLKLPAIVTTDLRLNEPRYASLPNIMKAKSKPLAQKTPADYGVDVSPRLTTLKVVEPAKRTAGVKVADVDELVAKLKAMGVAK